A region of Deltaproteobacteria bacterium DNA encodes the following proteins:
- a CDS encoding metallophosphoesterase family protein codes for MKVGVISDTHLTGYDERLRRLFDDYFYDVDLILHAGDLVDIKVLDAFAGIDVKAVCGNMDQPSVRQFLPDRLILNLNNFKVGLIHGWGMPFGIENKLVKEIGHVDCLVYGHTHRPVNVVREGILFFNPGSAMDKRFASRNTVGILEIGEKIKGEIMELNDL; via the coding sequence GTGAAAGTAGGCGTCATATCAGATACTCATCTTACCGGCTATGACGAGAGACTCAGGCGTCTTTTCGATGATTATTTTTATGATGTTGACCTGATTCTGCATGCAGGAGATTTGGTTGATATAAAAGTACTTGATGCATTTGCGGGAATAGATGTAAAAGCGGTATGTGGCAATATGGATCAACCTTCCGTCAGACAGTTCCTCCCTGATCGGCTGATTCTCAACCTGAACAATTTTAAGGTTGGGCTCATTCATGGATGGGGAATGCCTTTCGGTATTGAAAATAAGCTCGTGAAAGAAATAGGGCATGTGGATTGTCTGGTTTACGGTCACACGCATCGGCCGGTAAATGTAGTTAGGGAGGGGATACTCTTTTTCAATCCCGGATCAGCAATGGATAAAAGATTTGCATCTCGGAATACTGTCGGCATCCTTGAGATTGGGGAAAAGATTAAAGGGGAAATTATGGAACTTAATGATTTATAA
- a CDS encoding AAA family ATPase — protein sequence MLTISGYKIRETLYESNNSLVFRAYRMADNLSVILKTLREEYPLPERIAQFKREYEIAHGLNSGPCAKDPVDGVVATYSIEKHHLSFVIVSEDFGGISLDRWMNNGETTLPANGLATFLPLAIQVTKSLAQIHQRQIIHKNINPSNIIFNKNNGQVKIIDFGISTSLSRENPTFSNPHMLEGTLAYLSPEQTGRMNRAVDYRTDFYSLGATFYELMTGQIPFPTGDVLELVHCHIAKQPAAPHELKPDIPMAVSDLVLKLLAKDAEDRYQSAHGLLADLEKCLQQWQTAGKIEPFPLGQRDVSDRFQISQKLYGREREIEALLTAFERISAGPAEMMLISGYAGIGKTALVQEIYKPVTLRRGYFISGKFDQLHFSIPYSALIQVFRSLIRQLLTESEMAITDWREKLQVALGPNGGVILEVIPEVELIIGPQPAVPALAPIEAQNRFGLVFQNFIRVFTKPAHPLVIFLDDLQWADVASLKLIELLLMTPESKCLFFVGSYRDNDVSPTHPLMQTVEEIKKSGLTVNAITLAPLDLLNVTRMITDTLHCPIDQATPLAELVLARTGGNPFFLLEFLKNLYDEGLIVFDFQHGSWQWELAQIQAQGITDNVVDLIAGKVQQLHSETQQALKLAACIGNEFDLKILADVYKKSPSETAADLWPALTAGMVLPLSKTYKFVSLEMEGLADEVIVEYKFAHDRVHQALYSLISREEVQAIHMQVGQLLLRNASPSERDARIFDIVNQLNQGRELIQDQTIREEWAELNLLAGQKAKSSAAYDPAFSYLQSGIELLRRDGWETQYDLSLTLYVEAAEAAYLSGNFEAMESLAEAVLKNAKTLIDEVKVYEVKIQACIAQNKQMEAVQIALYILKLLGVKIPQRPNKLHILFGLLRTKMALAGKHIDDLIYLPAMTDPHKLAAMRILAKIGSATYIAAPNLMPLIAFKGITLFIRYGTAAESAFAYVAYGTILCGVTGDIDGGYRFGRLASRMLEQINATRLKTRTLFAFNAFIRHWKESIWETLTPLREGYQSGLETGDVEFASRCIHSYCVRSFFVGRQLEEVERDMTVFSNAVRQLKQESPLRFFEPFHRLVLKLLGRSETSHRIIFKSVDEKCILPQEQVNDQVFALYTHFCNLLGNYQFEQFPQAIEDANAAERHIGGALASVNEPYLCLYDSLARIAVYGSSSRAEQKRILKKVSLNQKKLSKWAHHAPMNNMHKFTLVAAECARILGRHEEAGGYYDKAIALAHENEFLNDEALAYELAGKFYLARSQTKIAQGYLHDARYAYLRWGALAKVQDLEARYSEVLAQATAGRDNVTSKPAITFTTQQQIASAFDLNSVIKASQAISGEIVLNRLVDKLMSILIENAGAQRAFLVLEKNGRWSINEEVPVSIINYVSRTRETVVLADASHNGTFTLDPDILARKPKSIICMPLLHQGQLSGILYLENNLTTNAFTPERLEILHLLSGQIAISLTNAMLYDELEMRVQKRTAELSKTNILLKQEIADREKAQIELLQAKDAAEEAYRVAEAANRAKSTFLANVSHEIRTPLNAITGLTNLALETELSDKQHDYLHKIYVSSQNLLGIISDILDFSKIEAGKLDFDHKEFELESIMDHLYSMFSDRAAEKGIKLNFSNTGDVPSILVGDPLRLEQILINLINNAIKFTDTGDVTIMVCLEKMEAQTVRLRFAVRDTGIGIPQDSLKKIFDTFTQLDGSVTRKYGGTGLGLSICKRLVEVMGGEVWVESTPGRGSTFYFTADFTRRSDDEQKKKKKDVTQPELITSIIGARVLLVEDNIINQQVAKEILESAGLVVDVTNNGREAVETIRACDYDAVIMDVQMPVMSGYEATRVIRDDPRYTKLPIIAMTAHAMQGASEECLAAGMNDYVVKPINKGALFSVLNRWVRPRLHVWCDEPAAVCDEVNIQANDPGLPDTLPGIDIVSGLERLSGNRKLFAKLLKMFSRDYAGMTDEIKAALNRKDTETAVRLTHTIRGVAGNLSAKDLQRSASELEKGIKQQIPGKLDNLLETFEHFLTQVVESVKSFEYSGTEITEQVVKDLGDIKWAFNNPAALKDAIIRLEEESIPLWEIAKQRGFFDEISRFGLHVKAQGENYGLKHLEKFGDDLIAHVSSYDIENINLLLNSFPELVDKIKSLK from the coding sequence ATGCTCACAATCTCAGGCTATAAAATTCGCGAAACGCTTTATGAAAGCAACAATTCTCTTGTCTTTCGTGCCTATCGGATGGCCGATAATCTTTCTGTTATCCTTAAAACCTTGAGAGAAGAGTATCCTTTGCCGGAACGAATCGCTCAATTCAAACGGGAGTACGAAATCGCTCACGGCTTGAATTCCGGGCCCTGCGCCAAAGATCCAGTAGACGGGGTTGTAGCTACTTACAGTATAGAGAAACATCATCTTAGCTTTGTAATAGTCTCGGAAGATTTCGGCGGTATTTCGTTGGATCGTTGGATGAATAACGGAGAGACAACTCTGCCGGCTAACGGGCTGGCCACATTCTTACCCCTTGCCATCCAGGTGACCAAGTCCCTCGCCCAGATCCACCAGAGGCAAATCATTCATAAAAATATAAACCCCTCTAATATCATTTTCAACAAGAATAACGGCCAGGTCAAAATCATCGACTTTGGCATTTCAACCTCCCTCTCAAGGGAAAATCCAACTTTCAGCAACCCGCACATGTTGGAGGGCACATTGGCGTATCTCTCTCCGGAGCAGACGGGGCGTATGAACAGGGCGGTTGACTATCGCACGGACTTTTACTCGCTGGGAGCAACATTTTATGAATTGATGACGGGACAGATACCTTTCCCGACCGGCGATGTATTGGAATTAGTGCACTGCCACATCGCCAAGCAACCTGCCGCCCCTCATGAACTCAAGCCGGATATCCCCATGGCAGTCTCTGATCTTGTTTTAAAACTTCTTGCTAAAGATGCCGAAGATCGCTACCAATCTGCACACGGCCTTCTTGCCGACCTGGAAAAATGTCTTCAACAGTGGCAGACCGCCGGGAAGATTGAGCCATTCCCGCTTGGACAACGTGATGTCTCTGACCGCTTTCAGATTTCCCAGAAGTTGTACGGGCGAGAGCGAGAGATTGAGGCATTGCTTACCGCTTTCGAGCGAATCAGTGCAGGGCCTGCCGAAATGATGCTGATTTCGGGCTATGCCGGCATTGGCAAGACGGCCTTGGTGCAGGAAATTTACAAGCCGGTGACGCTCCGGCGCGGCTACTTCATCTCCGGCAAGTTTGACCAGTTACATTTCAGCATCCCATACTCAGCATTGATTCAGGTGTTTCGTTCGCTTATCCGGCAGCTTTTAACTGAAAGCGAAATGGCTATCACGGATTGGCGCGAGAAGCTCCAGGTGGCGCTGGGACCAAACGGAGGAGTAATACTTGAGGTAATTCCTGAAGTGGAGCTGATCATCGGTCCACAGCCTGCCGTGCCTGCGCTGGCCCCGATAGAAGCGCAAAACCGCTTTGGTCTTGTATTTCAAAACTTTATCCGGGTATTCACAAAACCTGCACATCCCCTCGTGATATTCCTCGACGATCTGCAATGGGCCGATGTGGCGTCATTGAAGTTAATAGAGCTTCTCCTGATGACTCCTGAAAGCAAATGTCTGTTCTTCGTCGGATCGTACCGTGATAATGATGTAAGCCCGACCCATCCCCTCATGCAGACGGTGGAAGAGATTAAAAAATCCGGATTGACGGTAAATGCCATTACCCTCGCACCATTGGATTTACTGAATGTCACCAGGATGATAACCGATACCCTACACTGCCCTATCGACCAAGCCACGCCATTGGCAGAATTGGTGCTGGCGAGAACCGGCGGTAACCCCTTCTTTCTGCTTGAGTTCTTGAAAAACCTTTATGATGAAGGTCTCATTGTGTTTGACTTTCAACACGGCAGCTGGCAGTGGGAATTGGCACAAATCCAGGCACAGGGCATCACGGATAACGTAGTCGACTTGATTGCGGGCAAGGTGCAGCAGTTGCATTCGGAGACACAGCAGGCATTAAAACTAGCGGCCTGTATCGGCAATGAATTTGACCTGAAGATATTGGCGGATGTGTATAAAAAGTCGCCAAGTGAGACAGCGGCTGATTTATGGCCGGCATTAACTGCCGGGATGGTCTTACCGCTGAGCAAGACCTATAAGTTTGTATCACTGGAGATGGAGGGGTTGGCGGATGAAGTTATCGTCGAATATAAGTTTGCGCATGACCGGGTACATCAGGCACTCTATTCGCTCATTTCCAGGGAAGAAGTACAGGCCATCCACATGCAGGTGGGCCAGCTTCTGCTGCGGAATGCATCACCCTCTGAGCGCGATGCACGGATCTTTGATATTGTCAATCAATTGAACCAGGGACGGGAACTGATTCAAGATCAGACCATTCGCGAGGAATGGGCTGAATTGAATCTGCTGGCTGGGCAGAAGGCAAAATCCTCTGCGGCTTATGATCCGGCATTCTCCTACTTGCAGTCAGGCATTGAACTTTTGAGAAGGGATGGATGGGAAACACAGTATGATTTGTCCTTGACGCTGTACGTCGAGGCAGCTGAAGCGGCCTATCTCAGCGGAAACTTTGAGGCCATGGAGAGCTTGGCAGAGGCTGTGCTAAAAAATGCCAAGACATTGATAGACGAAGTGAAAGTGTATGAGGTCAAGATTCAGGCCTGTATAGCTCAAAACAAACAGATGGAAGCTGTGCAAATTGCGCTCTATATACTTAAACTATTGGGGGTAAAGATTCCACAAAGGCCCAATAAACTACATATCTTATTCGGATTGCTGAGGACTAAGATGGCTTTGGCGGGAAAGCATATTGATGATTTGATTTACCTTCCTGCTATGACCGACCCCCATAAGCTGGCCGCAATGCGCATCCTGGCAAAAATCGGATCTGCAACTTATATTGCCGCTCCCAACCTGATGCCATTGATAGCGTTTAAAGGGATCACTTTATTTATAAGATACGGCACTGCTGCCGAGTCTGCATTTGCCTATGTTGCGTACGGCACGATACTCTGCGGAGTAACAGGAGATATTGACGGCGGTTATCGTTTCGGAAGGCTCGCCTCACGTATGCTGGAACAGATCAACGCCACAAGACTCAAAACCAGGACTCTTTTTGCATTTAATGCCTTCATAAGACATTGGAAGGAATCTATTTGGGAAACATTAACCCCTTTGCGTGAGGGATATCAAAGCGGCCTGGAAACCGGAGACGTAGAGTTTGCGTCTCGTTGCATCCACTCCTACTGTGTCCGCTCATTCTTCGTCGGCAGGCAACTGGAGGAAGTCGAGCGTGACATGACCGTATTCAGTAATGCCGTACGTCAGCTCAAACAAGAGTCGCCTTTACGCTTCTTTGAACCTTTTCACCGGCTTGTCTTGAAATTACTGGGGAGAAGTGAAACCTCACACCGGATAATTTTCAAAAGTGTTGACGAAAAGTGTATTCTGCCGCAGGAGCAAGTGAATGACCAAGTATTTGCTTTGTATACACATTTCTGTAATCTTCTCGGCAATTATCAGTTTGAACAGTTCCCTCAAGCCATTGAAGATGCAAACGCAGCCGAAAGACATATAGGAGGAGCGTTGGCATCAGTAAATGAACCCTACTTATGTCTTTACGATTCACTTGCCCGGATAGCGGTCTATGGTTCCTCTTCAAGGGCTGAACAAAAACGCATCCTGAAAAAGGTCAGCCTTAACCAGAAGAAGCTTTCCAAGTGGGCGCATCATGCCCCGATGAATAATATGCACAAGTTCACTCTGGTAGCGGCAGAGTGTGCCCGCATTTTAGGCCGCCACGAGGAAGCCGGAGGGTATTACGATAAAGCCATTGCTCTGGCGCACGAAAACGAATTTCTCAATGATGAAGCCCTGGCTTATGAACTCGCGGGTAAATTCTATCTTGCGCGAAGTCAAACAAAGATCGCTCAAGGTTACTTGCATGATGCCCGCTACGCCTATTTGCGCTGGGGGGCTTTGGCCAAGGTGCAGGATTTGGAAGCGCGCTATTCCGAGGTGTTAGCCCAGGCAACGGCGGGCCGCGACAATGTCACCTCAAAACCTGCAATCACATTCACTACCCAGCAACAAATCGCCAGCGCCTTTGATCTTAACAGTGTGATCAAAGCCTCGCAAGCCATTTCCGGCGAGATCGTGCTGAATCGGCTGGTAGACAAGTTGATGTCGATCCTCATCGAGAACGCAGGTGCGCAACGAGCCTTTCTTGTATTGGAAAAAAATGGACGATGGTCGATCAATGAAGAAGTCCCCGTCTCCATTATCAATTATGTGTCCCGAACCAGAGAAACCGTGGTCTTGGCAGATGCCTCCCACAACGGCACCTTCACGCTTGACCCCGATATTTTGGCTCGAAAACCAAAATCCATTATCTGTATGCCGTTGCTTCATCAGGGCCAGTTGAGTGGTATTCTTTACCTGGAAAACAACCTGACCACAAACGCCTTTACCCCGGAGCGGTTAGAAATATTGCACCTTCTTTCCGGTCAGATAGCGATTTCGCTTACCAATGCCATGCTTTATGATGAATTGGAAATGCGCGTCCAAAAAAGGACCGCCGAGCTATCAAAAACCAATATTCTTCTGAAACAAGAAATCGCAGATCGCGAAAAGGCGCAGATAGAGCTTCTTCAGGCAAAAGACGCCGCCGAAGAAGCTTACCGCGTTGCCGAAGCCGCAAACCGTGCCAAGAGCACCTTTCTGGCCAACGTGAGCCACGAAATCAGAACCCCTTTAAATGCCATCACCGGATTAACCAATCTCGCATTGGAGACAGAATTATCGGACAAGCAGCATGATTATTTACATAAGATATACGTTTCCTCCCAGAACCTCCTGGGTATCATCAGTGACATACTCGATTTTTCCAAAATCGAGGCGGGCAAGTTGGATTTTGATCATAAGGAATTCGAACTGGAAAGTATTATGGATCATCTCTACAGTATGTTTTCCGACAGGGCCGCTGAGAAGGGAATAAAATTGAACTTTTCGAATACCGGGGATGTACCTTCAATCCTGGTCGGAGATCCCTTACGACTTGAGCAGATACTAATCAATTTGATCAACAATGCGATCAAGTTTACCGACACAGGGGATGTTACGATTATGGTTTGTCTGGAAAAGATGGAAGCTCAAACTGTCCGGCTCCGGTTTGCCGTCAGGGATACCGGTATCGGGATACCCCAAGATTCATTGAAGAAAATCTTCGATACCTTTACCCAGTTGGATGGTTCCGTAACCAGGAAATATGGCGGTACCGGTTTAGGGCTCAGCATCTGCAAACGACTTGTTGAGGTGATGGGTGGTGAGGTCTGGGTTGAAAGCACCCCTGGTAGAGGGAGCACCTTTTATTTTACGGCGGACTTTACCCGGCGGTCGGATGACGAGCAGAAGAAGAAAAAAAAAGATGTCACCCAACCTGAGTTGATTACGAGCATCATCGGTGCACGGGTACTCTTGGTTGAGGACAACATTATCAATCAACAGGTGGCAAAAGAGATTCTGGAGAGCGCCGGTTTGGTGGTTGATGTGACGAATAACGGCAGAGAAGCAGTGGAAACGATTCGTGCATGTGACTATGACGCAGTGATCATGGACGTTCAGATGCCTGTAATGAGCGGATATGAAGCAACCCGTGTGATCCGCGATGATCCCCGCTACACGAAGCTACCGATCATCGCGATGACAGCCCATGCCATGCAGGGAGCAAGCGAGGAATGTCTGGCGGCGGGAATGAATGATTATGTTGTAAAGCCGATAAACAAAGGGGCGTTGTTCTCAGTCCTCAACCGATGGGTGAGACCCCGGTTACACGTTTGGTGTGATGAGCCTGCAGCAGTATGTGATGAAGTAAATATTCAGGCAAATGACCCGGGTCTTCCCGATACTCTACCCGGTATCGATATTGTATCCGGGCTGGAAAGACTAAGTGGAAACAGGAAACTGTTCGCCAAGCTATTAAAAATGTTTTCCCGTGATTATGCCGGTATGACAGATGAGATTAAAGCCGCACTGAATCGTAAAGATACAGAGACAGCAGTACGATTGACACATACCATAAGAGGGGTGGCCGGTAATTTATCAGCCAAGGATCTGCAGAGGTCTGCCTCTGAACTGGAAAAGGGAATTAAGCAACAAATTCCGGGAAAGCTTGACAACCTTTTAGAGACTTTCGAACACTTCTTGACGCAAGTGGTAGAATCAGTTAAAAGTTTCGAATATTCTGGTACAGAGATAACTGAACAAGTTGTTAAAGATCTTGGGGACATTAAATGGGCGTTCAATAATCCAGCAGCGCTTAAGGATGCGATCATACGGCTTGAAGAGGAGAGTATACCATTATGGGAGATTGCAAAACAGCGAGGATTTTTTGATGAAATCAGCAGATTCGGACTGCATGTAAAAGCACAGGGAGAAAACTACGGTCTAAAACACCTGGAGAAATTCGGAGACGACCTGATTGCGCACGTTAGTAGTTACGACATCGAAAATATTAACCTTCTCCTAAACTCTTTTCCGGAACTTGTTGATAAAATAAAGTCACTGAAGTAG
- a CDS encoding MogA/MoaB family molybdenum cofactor biosynthesis protein, whose amino-acid sequence MHASVITISDRGFRGEREDKSGPEIMMMLRDIGLDIVETKIIPDEKDQIIEALIDYADIKGIDLIITTGGTGVSPRDVTPDATLEVIDKEVPGMAEAMRRASAVKTPHAMISRAVVGIRGNSLIVNLPGSPKAVRENLAVILPALKHAVEKIRGDDAECGS is encoded by the coding sequence ATTCACGCAAGTGTCATAACCATAAGTGATAGAGGGTTCCGTGGAGAGAGGGAAGACAAGAGCGGTCCGGAAATAATGATGATGTTAAGGGATATCGGTCTCGACATTGTTGAAACAAAAATAATCCCTGACGAAAAAGATCAAATAATAGAAGCCCTTATTGACTATGCCGATATAAAGGGCATTGATCTTATTATAACGACCGGTGGTACTGGTGTCAGTCCGAGGGACGTAACACCGGATGCAACTCTTGAAGTAATTGATAAAGAAGTGCCGGGTATGGCAGAAGCAATGCGGCGGGCAAGTGCTGTAAAGACGCCGCATGCAATGATATCAAGGGCTGTTGTAGGGATCCGGGGTAACTCACTGATTGTGAATCTCCCCGGCTCTCCAAAGGCTGTCCGGGAGAATCTTGCGGTCATCCTGCCTGCATTGAAACACGCAGTTGAAAAAATCAGAGGCGATGACGCTGAATGTGGGTCCTGA
- a CDS encoding Mut7-C RNAse domain-containing protein — protein sequence MKFLTDVNLGKLAKWLRILGYNTVYHTGNADRNFLKKAATEGRIVLTRKKDMERRQFSGRLVIIHSDHVEEQISEVMDKLSFSPDPERIFSICLRCNEGLVEVNREEVFCMVPNHVFLSHTEFFMCPLCKGVFWPGTHRDNVQGYLRTHIQRHRL from the coding sequence GTGAAGTTTTTAACGGATGTTAATCTCGGAAAATTGGCCAAGTGGCTACGTATTTTAGGCTATAATACCGTATATCATACGGGAAATGCGGATCGGAACTTTTTAAAAAAGGCGGCAACGGAGGGAAGAATTGTTCTGACAAGAAAAAAAGATATGGAAAGGAGGCAGTTTTCAGGCCGGCTTGTCATAATCCACAGTGATCATGTCGAGGAGCAAATAAGCGAGGTGATGGATAAGCTGTCTTTTTCCCCTGATCCTGAGCGGATATTTAGTATTTGTCTGAGATGTAATGAAGGTTTAGTAGAGGTTAATAGAGAAGAAGTTTTCTGCATGGTTCCAAACCATGTGTTTTTAAGTCATACCGAATTTTTTATGTGCCCACTATGCAAGGGTGTCTTCTGGCCGGGCACACATAGAGACAATGTTCAGGGTTATCTCAGGACCCACATTCAGCGTCATCGCCTCTGA
- a CDS encoding HIT domain-containing protein, whose product MEKIYAPWRMAYIKSEKPAGCIFCKDSIRSDNLVLFEGNTAFVMMNRYPYISGHLMIIPFRHISQMEDLLTEEKLEIFNLQDISVRVLKKAMNPDGFNIGMNLGKAAGAGVDDHIHVHIVPRWSGDTNFMSVVGDVRVIPEDIYTTCELLLPHFKEYRPEV is encoded by the coding sequence ATGGAAAAAATATACGCACCCTGGAGAATGGCATACATCAAGAGTGAAAAACCGGCAGGTTGTATTTTTTGCAAGGATTCGATCAGGAGCGATAACCTCGTTCTTTTTGAAGGGAATACTGCTTTTGTAATGATGAATCGTTACCCCTATATAAGCGGTCATCTCATGATCATTCCTTTCAGGCACATAAGTCAGATGGAAGATCTTCTCACTGAGGAAAAACTGGAAATATTTAACCTGCAGGATATCTCTGTCAGAGTTTTAAAAAAAGCTATGAACCCCGATGGTTTTAATATAGGAATGAACCTTGGGAAAGCAGCTGGTGCCGGAGTAGACGATCATATCCATGTACATATCGTGCCAAGGTGGAGCGGGGATACCAATTTCATGAGCGTTGTTGGGGACGTACGTGTCATTCCCGAAGATATTTATACGACGTGTGAGCTACTTCTGCCGCATTTTAAAGAATATCGTCCGGAGGTCTAA
- a CDS encoding response regulator has protein sequence MTHVKQDNNCSILIVDDVPQDIQVIANIMQNEGYRMAFAQDGRTALKKVGEIIFDLILLDVVMPEMDGFDVCRILKGSRNTMEIPVIFLTAKTEAEDIVHGFEAGAVDYVAKPFNSSELLVRVRTHVELKKKRDREKELVSRLEAALAEIKQLSGLLPICSGCKKIRDDEGYWQQLEQYFSNHSDVRFTHGVCPDCIKKIYPAFASRVLKD, from the coding sequence ATGACGCACGTTAAGCAAGATAATAATTGCAGTATATTGATAGTCGATGATGTTCCCCAAGATATACAAGTAATCGCAAATATAATGCAAAATGAAGGTTACCGGATGGCCTTTGCCCAAGATGGAAGAACCGCTCTCAAAAAGGTCGGGGAAATCATATTTGACCTTATTCTTCTTGATGTCGTAATGCCTGAGATGGACGGGTTTGATGTCTGCAGAATATTGAAGGGATCTAGAAATACGATGGAGATTCCCGTTATTTTTCTAACGGCGAAGACCGAAGCGGAAGATATCGTGCATGGATTTGAAGCCGGGGCTGTAGATTACGTGGCAAAACCCTTCAACTCTTCGGAATTACTTGTCAGGGTCAGGACCCATGTGGAGTTGAAGAAAAAGAGAGACCGTGAAAAGGAACTGGTATCGAGACTAGAGGCCGCCTTGGCGGAGATCAAGCAACTATCCGGCCTTCTCCCCATATGTTCCGGATGCAAAAAGATCAGGGATGATGAAGGATACTGGCAACAGTTGGAACAGTATTTTTCGAACCATTCTGATGTACGATTCACCCACGGTGTTTGCCCTGACTGCATAAAAAAAATCTACCCTGCGTTTGCTTCAAGAGTATTGAAGGATTAA
- a CDS encoding LapA family protein, whose translation MKVIYTVIIVLVMLFVITFSLENTLLIRLKYYDLMNISLPTYMLVFIAFLIGVIFTGFMGIVERFRLNRTINKLNKTIRELRREVRDSKKEPLIEDEYKTPGDQ comes from the coding sequence ATGAAGGTTATCTATACGGTTATTATTGTTTTGGTTATGCTTTTTGTTATCACGTTTTCGTTGGAAAATACGTTACTCATCAGGTTAAAATATTATGATCTTATGAATATATCGTTGCCAACCTATATGCTTGTCTTTATTGCGTTTCTGATCGGCGTCATCTTTACGGGCTTTATGGGAATCGTGGAGAGATTCAGGCTGAACAGGACCATAAATAAGTTAAATAAAACAATTAGAGAACTCAGAAGAGAAGTCAGAGATAGTAAAAAAGAACCTTTAATTGAGGATGAATATAAAACTCCCGGCGATCAATAA